The proteins below come from a single Gimesia alba genomic window:
- a CDS encoding 2-phosphosulfolactate phosphatase, translated as MTWFDQEPYDIRCEWGLPGVEQMTSSDVIVIVDVLSFSTSVEVAVSRGVTVFPYRWKDASAQAYAQQRSAELASSRNSLPGQYSLAPSSLITAPRGLRLVLPSPNGSTLSFAAMSHGATVFAGCLRNASAVARQAQAAGRRITVVPAGERWADGSLRPAIEDLIGAGAIINQLTGIRSPESSLAVAAFEDAADQLPERLLSCASGRELEERGFVRDVEIAAEFDISGVVPVLLDDAFVVQTGLVDIN; from the coding sequence ATGACCTGGTTTGATCAGGAACCATATGACATTCGTTGTGAGTGGGGTCTGCCCGGCGTAGAGCAAATGACCTCGTCCGATGTGATTGTGATCGTCGATGTTTTATCATTCTCGACAAGCGTCGAAGTGGCGGTGAGCCGGGGAGTGACGGTGTTTCCTTACCGCTGGAAAGACGCTTCGGCACAAGCGTATGCACAACAGCGTTCGGCGGAGTTGGCCAGTTCGCGCAACAGTCTGCCGGGCCAGTATTCACTGGCTCCCTCTTCGCTAATCACCGCTCCCCGCGGACTGCGGCTGGTGCTTCCCTCTCCCAACGGTTCGACCCTGTCGTTCGCGGCGATGTCGCATGGTGCGACCGTGTTTGCGGGCTGCTTGCGGAATGCATCAGCAGTCGCCCGACAGGCACAAGCGGCTGGGCGGCGGATCACAGTTGTTCCGGCGGGGGAACGCTGGGCCGACGGTTCGTTGCGTCCCGCGATTGAAGATCTCATTGGTGCGGGTGCGATCATCAACCAGCTAACAGGAATACGCTCTCCTGAATCGTCGTTGGCTGTCGCTGCCTTTGAAGATGCTGCGGATCAGTTACCAGAGCGTTTGCTCTCCTGCGCATCGGGTCGCGAATTGGAAGAACGCGGTTTTGTGCGTGATGTGGAAATCGCGGCAGAGTTCGATATCAGTGGCGTTGTGCCGGTGTTGCTTGATGATGCGTTTGTGGTGCAGACTGGTCTGGTTGACATTAACTAG
- the pcp gene encoding pyroglutamyl-peptidase I → MTNVLLTGYGPFGNTPVNPAESVARALDGTVIGEAKIVSRIVPNVFFECIDVVSAAIAELEPSLVFMLGEYGGRSMITVERLAQNLNDATRYQLADNAGAAPQGQLTVPEGPVAYYSTVPLRAMVKAMRSEGIPSDISDAAGTFGCNHLMYGILHHIAQKQLPIRAGWIHLPHLPCVAALEENLGAPSMSAETSTAGVKLAIRAALENREDIDEPSVSRLQI, encoded by the coding sequence ATGACGAACGTATTATTGACAGGCTACGGACCTTTTGGAAACACTCCGGTCAACCCGGCAGAGTCCGTGGCGCGGGCCCTGGACGGGACCGTGATTGGCGAAGCGAAAATTGTATCCCGGATTGTGCCGAACGTGTTCTTTGAATGCATCGATGTGGTGAGTGCGGCAATCGCGGAGCTGGAACCGTCTTTGGTGTTCATGCTGGGAGAATACGGTGGTCGCTCGATGATCACGGTAGAGCGACTGGCACAGAATTTGAATGATGCGACGCGCTACCAGTTGGCCGACAATGCGGGGGCGGCACCGCAGGGACAATTGACAGTACCGGAAGGACCGGTGGCCTATTATTCAACAGTACCGCTGCGTGCGATGGTCAAGGCGATGCGATCCGAAGGGATTCCGTCCGATATTTCTGATGCGGCGGGAACCTTCGGTTGTAATCACCTGATGTACGGCATTCTGCATCACATCGCACAGAAGCAATTGCCGATTCGCGCAGGCTGGATTCATCTGCCGCACCTGCCTTGTGTGGCGGCGCTGGAGGAAAATCTGGGGGCGCCGAGTATGTCGGCTGAGACTTCAACTGCCGGCGTGAAGCTGGCTATCCGGGCGGCCCTTGAAAATCGGGAAGATATCGACGAGCCGAGTGTCTCCCGGTTGCAGATTTGA
- a CDS encoding sialidase family protein, with amino-acid sequence MKTLLTLLTLFIFTSDLNAADPLPLVDVSKQTDRQTVIAAGTPKVYQGHPTTLLMPDQKTIFCVWCVNHGGSAGPMARSTDGGKTWQRVDQTLPAGYTTHQNCPSIYRMVDPAGKARLWVFSAAKGTRSGPGMPSIMSEDEGKTWKEMPPLGFPCVMTFSSMVRLKDGRYLGLYHRGPDGKDRAPLVVLQTISADGGFTWSQPHVVAEVKGKNPCEPCVFRSPDGNQLCCLMRENTHKGRSLMMFSNDEGKTWTKPVDTPWGLTGDRHKEVFTKDGQLVVCFRDQAPGSSTRGHFVAWVGTYDDIVNGRDGKFRIKLLHHYGRKGDCGYPGVELLPDGTIVATTYVKYRDDEAKNSVISVRFNLDDLPPKSDN; translated from the coding sequence ATGAAAACCTTGTTGACTCTGCTGACTCTCTTCATTTTCACTTCCGACCTCAACGCCGCCGATCCACTGCCACTGGTAGATGTCTCTAAACAGACCGACCGGCAGACGGTCATTGCCGCCGGAACTCCTAAAGTCTATCAGGGGCACCCGACCACGCTGCTGATGCCCGATCAGAAAACCATCTTCTGCGTCTGGTGCGTGAATCACGGCGGCTCGGCGGGACCGATGGCGCGCAGCACCGATGGTGGGAAAACCTGGCAACGGGTTGATCAAACATTACCCGCCGGTTACACCACACATCAGAATTGTCCCAGTATCTACCGCATGGTAGACCCGGCAGGCAAAGCACGGCTCTGGGTCTTCTCTGCCGCCAAAGGAACACGTAGCGGCCCCGGGATGCCCAGCATCATGAGCGAAGATGAGGGCAAGACCTGGAAAGAAATGCCGCCCCTCGGCTTTCCCTGTGTGATGACCTTTAGCAGCATGGTGCGATTGAAAGACGGTCGCTATCTGGGACTGTACCATCGCGGACCGGACGGAAAAGATCGTGCACCGCTGGTGGTCCTGCAAACCATTTCCGCTGATGGCGGCTTTACCTGGTCTCAACCGCACGTGGTCGCCGAAGTCAAAGGGAAAAACCCGTGTGAACCCTGTGTCTTCCGTAGCCCGGATGGAAACCAACTCTGTTGCCTGATGCGCGAAAACACGCACAAAGGCCGCAGCCTGATGATGTTCAGCAATGACGAAGGCAAAACCTGGACGAAGCCGGTCGACACGCCCTGGGGATTAACCGGCGATCGACACAAAGAGGTCTTCACCAAAGACGGCCAGTTGGTTGTCTGCTTCCGTGATCAGGCGCCCGGCAGTTCCACCCGCGGCCATTTTGTCGCCTGGGTCGGCACCTATGATGACATCGTCAACGGTCGCGACGGTAAATTTCGGATCAAGCTGTTACACCACTACGGCCGGAAAGGGGACTGCGGATACCCGGGCGTCGAACTCCTGCCAGACGGAACGATCGTCGCCACCACGTATGTCAAATACCGTGACGATGAAGCCAAAAACTCAGTCATTTCCGTCCGGTTCAACTTAGACGACCTGCCGCCGAAATCCGATAATTAA
- a CDS encoding SDR family oxidoreductase, whose translation MPESVAAEENLAEAGLILLTGATGYVGGRLLQVLEQRGAKLRCLARRPEILEPKVAASTEVVAGDVLDRASLNPVMKGVKVAYYLIHSMGATGSFEENDRQAARNFAEVAREAGVERIIYLGGLGNEDEELSAHLRSRQEVGQILGATGVPVLEFRASIVIGSGSLSFEMIRSLVERLPVMITPKWVQRAAQPIAIEDLIAYLIGALEMPFTQSRVFEIGGADQVSYADIMRVYAKCRGTRVRMIPVPVLTPYLSSLWLGLVTPLYARIGRKLIQSIVHATVVQDQSALVAFEIQPMGIEAAIRRALVNEDREFAETRWSDALSSSGALPAWVGVRFGSRLVDLRSIKVNQPPEVAFQPIQRIGGETGWYACNWLWHLRGALDLLVGGVGMRRGRAHAEHLRVGDTVDFWRVEAYEPNHLLRLSAEMKLPGRAWLEFEVTGDEASSTITQTAIYDPIGVWGRIYWYAVCPLHHFVFSGMLKNIAAASQKSETREPDVISQR comes from the coding sequence GTGCCGGAGTCTGTCGCCGCTGAGGAAAATCTCGCTGAAGCCGGGTTGATCTTATTGACCGGGGCGACGGGATATGTGGGCGGTCGATTGTTACAGGTGCTGGAGCAGCGCGGGGCGAAGCTGCGTTGTCTGGCGCGGCGGCCGGAGATTCTGGAACCGAAAGTAGCCGCATCAACGGAAGTGGTTGCCGGCGATGTGCTGGATCGGGCCAGTCTGAACCCGGTGATGAAGGGGGTGAAGGTTGCCTACTATCTGATCCATTCGATGGGGGCGACCGGTTCGTTTGAAGAAAATGATCGTCAGGCGGCCCGCAACTTCGCGGAAGTGGCCCGAGAGGCGGGGGTCGAGCGGATTATCTATCTGGGCGGCCTGGGAAATGAGGACGAAGAACTGTCGGCCCACCTGCGGAGTCGTCAGGAAGTCGGGCAGATTTTAGGTGCAACGGGTGTGCCGGTACTGGAATTTCGCGCGTCGATTGTGATCGGCTCGGGAAGTCTGTCGTTCGAGATGATTCGCTCGCTGGTGGAACGGCTGCCGGTGATGATTACGCCCAAATGGGTGCAGCGGGCAGCCCAGCCGATTGCGATTGAAGACTTGATTGCCTACCTGATCGGGGCGCTCGAAATGCCGTTCACGCAGAGCCGGGTGTTTGAAATTGGGGGCGCCGATCAGGTGTCGTATGCCGACATCATGCGCGTGTATGCGAAGTGCCGCGGCACACGTGTGCGGATGATTCCGGTGCCCGTGCTGACGCCTTATCTTTCGAGTCTCTGGCTGGGGCTGGTGACTCCGTTGTACGCACGCATTGGTCGCAAGCTGATTCAGAGCATCGTGCATGCGACAGTCGTCCAGGATCAGAGTGCGCTGGTCGCGTTTGAAATTCAGCCGATGGGAATCGAGGCGGCAATCCGACGTGCGCTGGTCAATGAAGACCGGGAGTTTGCCGAGACACGCTGGTCAGACGCGCTCTCTTCTTCAGGAGCATTGCCGGCCTGGGTAGGCGTCCGCTTCGGTTCACGGCTCGTCGACTTGCGGAGCATCAAAGTCAATCAACCACCTGAGGTCGCGTTTCAGCCGATTCAGCGGATCGGAGGCGAAACCGGCTGGTATGCCTGCAACTGGCTCTGGCATCTGCGCGGGGCGCTGGATTTGCTTGTGGGCGGCGTGGGTATGCGTCGGGGACGGGCACACGCGGAACATCTGCGGGTGGGCGACACGGTCGATTTCTGGCGGGTGGAAGCGTATGAACCGAATCATCTGTTAAGGCTGTCGGCCGAGATGAAGCTGCCCGGACGTGCCTGGCTGGAGTTTGAAGTGACGGGGGACGAGGCATCGTCAACGATCACGCAGACGGCCATATATGATCCGATCGGTGTGTGGGGCCGGATTTACTGGTATGCGGTCTGCCCGCTGCATCATTTTGTCTTTTCCGGCATGCTGAAAAACATTGCCGCCGCGTCACAAAAGAGTGAGACACGCGAACCGGATGTGATTTCACAACGGTAA
- the hisD gene encoding histidinol dehydrogenase, translating into MTQHNDLDITTIDCTQDDATALFSELREKLSPRGNVVSEAGRQRTIELFGAPLSPQEVVEKICNDVRDKGREALLDYSAKLDRKQLTPDTMRVSADELKAAHEQADPEYLATLRKIRENIIEFQSALLPDDVKVLREAGETRVELRQRYLPLKRVGVCIPGGAAAYPSTLLMTAIPAQTAGVKEIVVVVPPTDFGGYNTDILAACHELGITEIYRVGGAQAVAALAYGVEGIERVDKIVGPGNLFVALAKRHVFGEVDIDSIAGPSEVIVLADETANAEFIASDLISQAEHSPGSGVLITWHKPLIEAVRTALINQLNELPRGDLARQSLLDYGALILARDEDEAARYTDLLAPEHLHISTADPDQQLAKIQNAGAIFMGHFTPVATGDYYAGPSHVLPTGGTARFANGLCSIDFLKRSSVIYYNQAGLKGDAPGITLLAEKEGLTAHAASVTIRLQDD; encoded by the coding sequence ATGACACAGCACAACGACCTCGACATCACGACCATCGACTGCACCCAGGACGACGCCACCGCGCTCTTCAGCGAACTCCGCGAAAAGCTCAGCCCGCGCGGCAATGTCGTCTCCGAAGCGGGCCGTCAACGTACGATTGAACTCTTCGGCGCACCACTGTCTCCGCAGGAAGTCGTCGAAAAAATCTGCAACGATGTGCGTGACAAAGGGCGCGAGGCACTGCTCGACTATTCGGCCAAGCTCGACCGCAAACAGCTCACCCCCGATACCATGCGCGTCTCGGCAGACGAACTCAAAGCGGCTCACGAACAGGCCGACCCCGAGTATCTCGCCACGCTGCGTAAGATCCGTGAGAACATCATCGAGTTTCAGTCGGCTCTCTTGCCGGACGACGTCAAAGTGCTCCGCGAGGCAGGGGAGACCCGCGTCGAATTGCGGCAACGTTATCTCCCGCTGAAACGGGTCGGCGTCTGCATTCCCGGCGGTGCCGCCGCCTATCCCTCGACCCTGTTGATGACCGCGATTCCCGCACAGACCGCGGGCGTGAAAGAAATCGTCGTCGTCGTGCCCCCGACTGACTTCGGCGGCTACAACACCGACATCCTCGCCGCCTGTCATGAACTGGGCATCACTGAAATCTACCGCGTGGGTGGAGCCCAAGCCGTCGCCGCACTCGCCTACGGCGTCGAAGGCATCGAACGCGTCGACAAAATTGTCGGTCCCGGTAATCTGTTCGTCGCCCTCGCCAAACGTCACGTCTTTGGTGAAGTCGACATCGACAGCATCGCCGGCCCCAGTGAAGTCATCGTGCTCGCCGACGAAACCGCGAACGCCGAATTCATCGCCAGCGATCTGATCTCGCAAGCCGAGCACAGCCCCGGTTCGGGCGTGTTGATCACCTGGCACAAACCACTGATCGAAGCCGTCCGCACCGCGCTCATCAACCAACTCAACGAACTCCCGCGCGGCGATTTGGCCCGTCAAAGTCTGCTCGACTACGGCGCGTTGATCCTCGCCCGCGATGAAGACGAAGCCGCCCGCTATACCGATCTTTTGGCTCCCGAGCACCTGCACATCTCGACCGCCGATCCCGATCAGCAGTTGGCCAAAATCCAGAACGCCGGTGCGATCTTCATGGGCCACTTTACCCCGGTCGCAACAGGCGACTACTACGCCGGCCCCTCGCACGTCCTCCCGACCGGGGGCACCGCCCGTTTCGCGAACGGCCTCTGTTCGATTGATTTCCTCAAACGTAGCTCGGTGATCTACTACAACCAGGCAGGACTGAAAGGGGACGCCCCCGGCATCACCCTGCTCGCCGAAAAAGAAGGCCTCACCGCCCACGCCGCCAGCGTGACCATCCGTCTGCAAGATGACTAA
- a CDS encoding type II secretion system protein GspG, whose protein sequence is MLRRLLPRLLIALLCGFVVFVILNVAAWYNLRGAYHVCRKQSFTRYYTLLRLREQIEDYRRDHEALPDELSEIPDFNSLRSLSDNPTADGWGNPIQYRRTGENYELFSWGRDGKPGGVGLDADLYHDGRNRELSLPTFSQFFLTNDESEVARDGFLRAGLMAGVLVAFITLLSLRDTEKSEEKMTTGRYVWFTFVVIVISSAVGIFLLPVHIPSGH, encoded by the coding sequence ATGCTTCGACGACTGTTGCCCCGCCTTCTGATTGCCCTGCTCTGCGGCTTCGTCGTTTTTGTGATTCTGAATGTGGCTGCCTGGTACAATTTGCGTGGTGCGTATCATGTTTGCAGAAAGCAGAGTTTCACTCGTTATTATACATTGCTGCGCCTACGGGAGCAGATCGAAGACTACCGCAGAGACCATGAAGCACTGCCGGATGAGCTCTCTGAGATACCTGATTTTAATTCACTCAGGAGCCTGTCAGATAATCCTACCGCAGATGGTTGGGGCAATCCGATCCAGTATCGACGCACAGGTGAAAATTATGAACTCTTCTCTTGGGGGCGTGATGGCAAGCCGGGCGGGGTTGGCCTTGATGCCGACCTTTATCACGATGGCCGCAACCGTGAGCTGTCTTTGCCGACCTTCAGCCAGTTCTTTCTGACCAATGATGAATCGGAAGTGGCACGCGACGGCTTTCTCAGAGCAGGCCTGATGGCCGGTGTTCTGGTCGCGTTCATCACACTGCTTTCGCTCAGAGATACGGAGAAATCGGAGGAGAAGATGACGACGGGCCGTTACGTCTGGTTTACTTTCGTTGTGATTGTGATTTCCTCCGCAGTGGGAATTTTTCTACTGCCCGTGCACATTCCCAGCGGGCATTGA
- a CDS encoding macro domain-containing protein — protein MALPIDLWLIHPQTEMCDAFRDRFEDLPRVTVIESRFEDLPPHDCFVTAANAFGIMNAGIDAAVVHFHGEDLMRRIQHRIMDAYLGEQPLGTSFIEPTGNPEYPYVAHSPTMRVPGSISGTDKVYAATWASLLAVYQHNVSQRENEHAKIETVVFPAMGAGFGGVPFQEVARQMVVAYQHYLDPPHRMDWDMVIRRQKAIAYDQGQLVIR, from the coding sequence ATGGCATTGCCCATTGATCTCTGGTTAATTCATCCTCAAACCGAAATGTGCGACGCGTTTCGCGATCGCTTTGAAGACCTGCCTCGCGTAACGGTGATCGAGAGCCGTTTTGAAGACCTGCCTCCGCACGACTGTTTTGTGACGGCGGCGAATGCGTTTGGAATTATGAACGCTGGCATCGATGCGGCCGTTGTGCATTTTCATGGCGAAGACCTGATGCGGCGGATTCAACATCGTATTATGGATGCGTATCTGGGCGAGCAGCCGCTGGGAACTTCGTTTATTGAGCCGACGGGCAATCCCGAATATCCGTATGTCGCACATAGCCCGACGATGCGTGTGCCCGGCTCGATCTCGGGGACGGACAAAGTGTATGCGGCGACCTGGGCATCGCTGCTGGCCGTGTATCAGCACAATGTCAGTCAGCGTGAGAATGAGCACGCGAAAATTGAAACGGTTGTGTTTCCCGCGATGGGAGCCGGCTTTGGCGGTGTTCCTTTTCAGGAAGTGGCTCGGCAGATGGTGGTCGCCTATCAGCATTATCTGGATCCGCCGCACCGGATGGACTGGGATATGGTGATCCGACGGCAGAAAGCGATTGCCTACGATCAGGGGCAGTTGGTCATTCGTTAA
- a CDS encoding transposase, which translates to MNLPQRKTIRLQGYDYSQAGLYFITICTHNQLCLFGEIRLNGEMKQNSAGDMIEKWWWELAHKFPMVTLLEHIVMPNHFHGIVQINHANESEGESSLASIVGWFKSMTMNEYIRQVKTKGWRPFQQRLWQRNYYEHIIRDEEAWQEISEYILTNPQRWIDDKYYRYER; encoded by the coding sequence ATGAATCTACCCCAACGGAAAACGATTCGATTACAGGGGTATGATTATTCGCAGGCTGGTTTGTATTTTATCACGATTTGCACTCACAATCAGTTATGTCTCTTTGGTGAAATACGGCTTAACGGAGAAATGAAACAAAACTCGGCAGGAGATATGATTGAAAAATGGTGGTGGGAACTGGCTCATAAATTTCCGATGGTGACACTTCTTGAACACATTGTGATGCCCAATCATTTTCATGGTATTGTTCAAATTAATCATGCGAATGAGAGTGAAGGTGAATCCTCACTGGCATCAATTGTCGGGTGGTTTAAGTCGATGACAATGAATGAATATATTCGGCAGGTGAAAACGAAAGGTTGGCGACCGTTTCAGCAGCGATTGTGGCAACGGAATTATTATGAACACATTATTCGCGATGAAGAGGCGTGGCAGGAAATATCCGAATATATTCTGACCAATCCACAGCGTTGGATCGATGATAAGTATTATCGATACGAAAGATAA
- a CDS encoding tetratricopeptide repeat protein, with amino-acid sequence MIIYGSRMYFKENVVESQGTCDHCGHYTSQTSYEARKFGHIYFIPLFPAGPRSQILNECSNCGIGTHIPLEKMEPIRDDIRSNFKNWIEQVQSGKKEIHVEGDPEPINVGLLFSGALENLYLLQEIDDANSILAVLKSQEMHHEAEIVSARWHEIQGNLDRAVQSYQAAHELSPEDIFILYQIGKTERLMGKTGKAMQAFEKCLSIDPDNLDVIIEIAGIHENANDYPKIVETYDKIYDLRPDLVSEKGMKKVYKKACKKSGVEGKYL; translated from the coding sequence ATGATTATTTACGGCTCCAGAATGTACTTCAAAGAAAATGTGGTGGAATCGCAGGGCACGTGTGATCATTGTGGGCACTATACGAGCCAGACCAGTTACGAGGCCCGGAAGTTTGGACACATTTATTTTATCCCTCTGTTCCCGGCAGGCCCGCGTTCCCAAATTTTGAACGAGTGCAGTAACTGTGGGATCGGCACTCATATTCCGCTGGAGAAGATGGAGCCGATCCGGGATGATATTCGTAGCAATTTTAAAAACTGGATTGAACAGGTTCAGAGCGGAAAAAAAGAGATTCATGTTGAAGGCGATCCCGAGCCGATTAACGTAGGACTTTTGTTTTCGGGGGCGCTGGAGAACCTGTATCTGCTGCAGGAAATTGATGACGCGAATTCGATTCTTGCCGTCTTAAAGTCGCAGGAGATGCATCATGAAGCGGAAATCGTTTCTGCCCGCTGGCATGAAATTCAAGGGAATCTGGATCGTGCCGTTCAGAGCTATCAGGCCGCTCATGAATTGAGCCCGGAAGATATTTTTATTCTCTATCAGATCGGCAAAACAGAACGATTGATGGGAAAAACCGGCAAAGCGATGCAGGCGTTTGAAAAGTGCTTGTCGATCGATCCCGATAATCTGGATGTGATTATAGAGATCGCCGGGATTCATGAAAATGCGAACGATTATCCCAAGATCGTGGAAACCTACGACAAGATTTACGATTTGCGGCCCGATCTGGTTTCCGAAAAAGGAATGAAGAAAGTGTATAAAAAAGCGTGTAAGAAATCAGGGGTGGAAGGCAAGTATTTGTGA
- a CDS encoding GntR family transcriptional regulator, giving the protein MYEVTENLADRAYRFIKQELQDGALVPGVQLVNRKLASKIGVSVIPVREAIHRLVSEGLVEHVPGAGAFVRNPNREDLEELYVLRDALESCAAAEAARYITPHQLDDLDALLVEFHEIRELIRGRSDGHATPAQFHRWLDLEEAFHEIVIDASRNRLIAKVIREHRAVSTVFESQRNSSKLLTLDLAEKTCDSKQQLLEALRAGDGPLARKVMSAQIQRGCRDVLAFLRQQERRS; this is encoded by the coding sequence ATGTATGAAGTTACTGAAAATCTGGCGGATCGTGCTTATCGATTTATCAAGCAGGAACTGCAGGACGGGGCGCTGGTGCCCGGCGTGCAGCTGGTGAACCGGAAGCTGGCGTCGAAAATCGGCGTGAGTGTGATTCCGGTGCGGGAAGCCATTCATCGGCTGGTCTCGGAAGGCCTGGTCGAGCATGTTCCCGGCGCGGGCGCCTTCGTGCGGAATCCGAATCGGGAAGATTTGGAAGAACTGTATGTACTACGGGATGCGTTAGAAAGCTGTGCTGCTGCGGAGGCGGCGCGGTACATTACGCCGCACCAACTGGATGACCTCGACGCGCTGTTGGTGGAGTTTCACGAAATCCGGGAGCTCATTCGCGGCCGGAGCGACGGGCATGCCACGCCGGCCCAGTTCCATCGCTGGTTGGATCTGGAAGAAGCCTTTCATGAGATTGTGATCGACGCCTCGCGCAATCGGTTGATTGCCAAAGTGATTCGCGAACATCGTGCGGTGTCAACCGTGTTTGAGTCACAGCGGAACAGCTCGAAACTGTTGACGCTGGACCTGGCTGAGAAAACCTGTGACAGCAAACAGCAGTTGCTGGAAGCGTTGCGCGCCGGCGACGGTCCCCTGGCCCGCAAAGTGATGAGTGCCCAGATTCAACGCGGCTGCCGCGACGTGCTGGCCTTTTTACGACAGCAGGAACGCCGATCCTGA
- a CDS encoding metallophosphoesterase family protein: protein MKRDLAIGDIHGCYEALRTLCEFVGLRDDDTLITLGDYVNRGPNTHAVLDYLLYLDSRFDLKPLRGNHEIMMLQARESESAFPRWKEYGGDVTLRSYAPFEGDPGSLADIPDSHWEFLRRRLLPYYETETHFFVHAGAYPEIPLAEQPDYILFWEHFDDPPLHESGKIMVCGHTSQKSGLPLTNGNAICIDTWACGGGWLSCLDVGSGQIWQANQQGETRQLYLDELD, encoded by the coding sequence TTGAAACGCGATCTGGCGATTGGAGATATTCATGGTTGTTATGAGGCCTTGCGTACGTTGTGCGAGTTTGTGGGACTGCGTGACGATGATACCTTGATTACGCTCGGGGATTATGTCAATCGCGGTCCGAATACGCATGCGGTGCTGGACTATCTACTCTACCTCGACTCCCGGTTTGATCTGAAGCCACTGCGGGGCAATCATGAGATCATGATGCTTCAAGCCAGAGAGAGTGAGTCCGCTTTTCCGCGCTGGAAGGAATACGGCGGCGATGTGACCCTGCGTTCCTATGCCCCTTTTGAGGGAGACCCGGGGTCGCTGGCTGATATCCCAGATTCACATTGGGAATTTCTCAGGCGCCGCCTATTACCTTATTATGAAACCGAGACGCATTTTTTCGTCCATGCCGGCGCTTATCCCGAGATACCTCTGGCTGAACAACCCGATTACATTCTTTTCTGGGAACATTTTGATGATCCGCCGTTGCATGAGTCGGGGAAAATTATGGTTTGCGGCCACACGTCTCAAAAGTCGGGTCTGCCGCTCACGAACGGCAATGCGATTTGCATCGATACCTGGGCCTGCGGCGGTGGCTGGCTTTCCTGTCTGGATGTCGGCTCGGGACAGATCTGGCAAGCGAACCAGCAGGGAGAAACACGGCAGCTGTACCTGGATGAACTGGATTGA
- a CDS encoding cyclic-phosphate processing receiver domain-containing protein, with the protein MRVYLDDERQAPPGWRQVRWPQEAISLLKTETVREISLDHDLGDDARGTGYDVLLWIEETVATSDFDPPVIQVHTANPPARNRMTAAVATINRLAERCRGAD; encoded by the coding sequence ATGCGGGTTTATCTGGACGATGAACGACAGGCGCCGCCGGGTTGGCGGCAGGTACGTTGGCCTCAAGAAGCGATTTCCTTGCTTAAAACAGAAACGGTGCGGGAGATCAGTCTCGACCATGATCTGGGCGATGACGCACGGGGAACCGGGTATGATGTGCTGCTCTGGATTGAAGAGACTGTCGCCACCAGTGATTTCGATCCTCCTGTAATCCAGGTCCATACGGCCAACCCACCTGCCCGCAATCGCATGACGGCGGCGGTCGCGACCATCAATCGACTGGCAGAACGCTGTCGCGGCGCGGATTGA